The Streptomyces sp. NBC_01689 genome includes a window with the following:
- a CDS encoding DUF3145 domain-containing protein: protein MTTRGVLYVHSAPRALCPHVEWAVAGVLGTRVNLDWIRQPAAPGTWRSEFSWKGEVGTASKLASALRGWQMLRFEVTAEPCATAEGERYSCTPELGIFHAVTGIHGDILIPEDRLRAALLRSQRGETDLEADLAKLLGKPWDDELESFRYAGEGAPVRWLHQVV, encoded by the coding sequence GTGACGACACGTGGAGTTCTCTACGTGCACTCCGCGCCCCGCGCGCTGTGCCCGCACGTCGAGTGGGCGGTCGCGGGCGTCCTCGGTACGCGCGTCAACCTCGACTGGATCCGGCAGCCCGCGGCGCCGGGCACCTGGAGATCCGAGTTCTCCTGGAAGGGCGAGGTGGGCACCGCCTCCAAACTCGCCTCCGCGCTGCGCGGCTGGCAGATGCTGCGCTTCGAGGTGACCGCCGAGCCCTGCGCCACGGCCGAGGGCGAGCGCTACAGCTGCACCCCCGAACTCGGCATCTTCCACGCCGTCACCGGAATCCACGGCGACATCCTGATCCCCGAGGACCGGCTGCGCGCCGCGCTCCTGCGCTCCCAGCGCGGCGAGACCGACCTGGAGGCCGACCTCGCCAAGCTCCTGGGCAAGCCCTGGGACGACGAACTGGAGTCCTTCCGGTACGCGGGCGAGGGCGCCCCGGTCCGCTGGCTCCACCAGGTGGTCTGA
- a CDS encoding SGNH/GDSL hydrolase family protein, whose amino-acid sequence MRIRSHRPRAVLAVVAAALLGVAGCDGSGGGSPSSHGSAGSRTSAKPAPLWNRSPRSVAAVGDSITRGFDACTVLSDCPEVSWATGTDTGVRSLAVRLLGREGAAERSWNYAVTGARMADLPGQMARAVAREPELVTVMVGANDACRSSVSAMTSVADFRADFQDAMATLREELPRTQVYVSSVPDLKRLWSEGRGNALGRQIWKLGICPSMLADADSLGTRATLRRAKVQDRVEQYNAVLGDVCAKDPRCRFDGGAVFGFRFGTDQLSHWDWFHPSKDGQARLAELAYRVVTARRPAG is encoded by the coding sequence ATGCGCATCCGCAGCCACCGTCCGCGCGCGGTCCTCGCCGTGGTCGCGGCGGCCCTGCTGGGTGTCGCCGGGTGCGACGGCTCCGGTGGCGGCTCCCCCTCCTCGCACGGCAGCGCCGGGAGCCGTACGTCCGCGAAGCCGGCGCCCCTGTGGAACCGCAGTCCCCGCTCGGTGGCCGCCGTCGGGGACTCCATCACCCGGGGCTTCGACGCCTGCACGGTGCTGTCCGACTGCCCCGAGGTCTCCTGGGCGACCGGTACCGACACCGGGGTCCGCAGTCTGGCCGTGCGGCTGCTCGGACGGGAGGGGGCCGCCGAGCGCAGCTGGAACTACGCCGTGACCGGTGCGCGGATGGCGGACCTGCCGGGGCAGATGGCGCGGGCCGTCGCCCGCGAGCCGGAGCTGGTGACCGTGATGGTGGGTGCCAACGACGCCTGCCGCTCCTCGGTGTCGGCGATGACCTCGGTCGCCGACTTCCGCGCGGACTTCCAGGACGCGATGGCGACCCTGCGCGAGGAGCTGCCGCGCACCCAGGTGTACGTGTCGAGCGTGCCGGACCTGAAGCGGCTGTGGTCCGAGGGGCGCGGCAACGCGCTGGGCCGGCAGATCTGGAAGCTGGGCATCTGCCCCTCGATGCTGGCCGACGCGGACTCCCTCGGCACCCGGGCGACGCTGCGGCGGGCGAAGGTGCAGGACCGGGTGGAGCAGTACAACGCGGTGCTCGGGGACGTGTGCGCCAAGGACCCGCGCTGCCGTTTCGACGGCGGCGCGGTCTTCGGCTTCCGCTTCGGCACGGACCAGCTGAGCCACTGGGACTGGTTCCATCCCAGCAAGGACGGTCAGGCCCGGCTCGCGGAGCTGGCCTACCGGGTGGTGACGGCCCGGCGGCCGGCGGGCTGA
- a CDS encoding ketoacyl-ACP synthase III, with translation MSKIKPSKGAPYARILGVGGYRPVRVVPNEVILETIDSSDEWIRSRSGIETRHWASDEETVAAMSIEASGKAIADAGINADQIGAVVVSTVSHFSQTPAIATEIADKLGTDKAAAFDISAGCAGFGYGLTLAKGMVVEGSAEYVLVIGVERLSDLTDLEDRATAFLFGDGAGAVVVGPSQEPHIGPTVWGSEGDKAGTIKQTVPWDRFHVGDVSTLPLDSKGEIKFPAITQEGQAVFRWAVFEMAKVAQQALDAAGISPDDLDVFIPHQANERIIDSMVKTLKLPEHVTVARDVRTTGNTSAASIPLAMERLLATGEAKSGDTALVIGFGAGLVYAATVVTLP, from the coding sequence ATGTCGAAGATCAAGCCCAGCAAGGGCGCTCCGTACGCGCGGATCCTGGGCGTGGGCGGCTACCGTCCCGTCCGGGTCGTGCCCAACGAGGTGATCCTCGAGACGATCGACTCCTCCGACGAGTGGATCCGCTCGCGTTCCGGCATCGAGACCCGGCACTGGGCCTCCGACGAGGAGACCGTCGCCGCGATGTCGATCGAGGCGTCCGGCAAGGCCATCGCCGACGCCGGGATCAACGCCGACCAGATCGGCGCCGTGGTCGTCTCCACCGTGTCCCACTTCAGCCAGACCCCGGCCATCGCCACCGAGATCGCCGACAAGCTCGGCACGGACAAGGCCGCCGCCTTCGACATCTCGGCCGGCTGCGCGGGCTTCGGTTACGGCCTGACCCTCGCCAAGGGCATGGTCGTCGAGGGTTCCGCGGAGTACGTCCTGGTCATCGGCGTGGAGCGGCTGTCCGACCTGACCGACCTGGAGGACCGTGCGACGGCCTTCCTGTTCGGTGACGGCGCGGGCGCGGTCGTCGTCGGCCCCTCCCAGGAGCCGCACATCGGCCCCACGGTGTGGGGCAGCGAGGGCGACAAGGCCGGCACCATCAAGCAGACCGTCCCGTGGGACCGCTTCCACGTCGGCGACGTCTCCACCCTCCCGCTCGACTCCAAGGGCGAGATCAAGTTCCCTGCGATCACGCAGGAGGGCCAGGCGGTGTTCCGCTGGGCCGTGTTCGAGATGGCGAAGGTCGCCCAGCAGGCGCTGGACGCGGCCGGGATCAGCCCGGACGACCTGGATGTCTTCATCCCGCACCAGGCCAACGAGCGGATCATCGACTCGATGGTGAAGACGCTGAAACTGCCGGAGCACGTCACGGTCGCCCGGGACGTACGCACCACCGGCAACACCTCGGCCGCCTCGATCCCGCTCGCGATGGAGCGGCTCCTGGCGACCGGTGAGGCGAAGAGCGGCGACACCGCGCTCGTCATCGGATTCGGGGCGGGTCTCGTGTACGCCGCCACGGTCGTTACCCTCCCCTAG
- the fabF gene encoding beta-ketoacyl-ACP synthase II, with protein sequence MSSTNRTVVVTGIGATTPLGGDAASTWEGLVAGKSGVRPLEQEWAAEQAVRIAAQIAVEPGEVIPRPQARRLDRSAQFALIAAKEAWADAGFTDRAGDDPAIDPDRLGTVIASGIGGVTTLLDQYDVLKEKGVRRVSPHTVPMLMPNGPSANVGLLVGARAGVHTPVSACASGAEAIGYAIEMIRTGRADVVVAGGTEAAIHPLPIAAFGNMMAMSKNNDDPQGASRPYDVARDGFVLGEGAGVLILESAEHAAQRGARVYAEAVGQGISADGHDIVQPEPEGRGISQALRNLLDNTDLDPAEIVHVNAHATSTPAGDVAELKALRKVFGDDADHMAVSATKSMTGHLLGGAGGVESVASVLALYHRIAPPTINVDNLDPEAEENADIVRGEARKLPVEGRIAALNDSFGFGGHNVVLAFRTV encoded by the coding sequence GTGAGCTCGACCAATCGCACCGTGGTCGTCACCGGTATCGGCGCAACCACACCGCTGGGTGGCGACGCAGCCTCTACCTGGGAGGGCCTGGTCGCCGGCAAGTCCGGTGTCCGCCCCCTGGAGCAGGAATGGGCCGCCGAACAGGCGGTCCGTATCGCGGCGCAGATCGCCGTGGAACCGGGCGAGGTCATCCCCCGCCCGCAGGCCCGCCGTCTCGACCGCTCGGCGCAGTTCGCGCTGATCGCGGCCAAGGAGGCCTGGGCGGACGCCGGCTTCACCGACCGGGCCGGCGACGACCCGGCCATCGACCCGGACCGCCTCGGCACCGTCATCGCCTCCGGCATCGGCGGCGTGACGACCCTGCTCGACCAGTACGACGTGCTGAAGGAGAAGGGCGTCCGCCGCGTCTCCCCGCACACCGTCCCCATGCTCATGCCGAACGGCCCGTCGGCCAACGTGGGCCTGCTCGTGGGCGCCCGCGCCGGCGTGCACACCCCGGTCTCCGCCTGTGCGTCGGGCGCCGAGGCCATCGGCTACGCCATCGAGATGATCCGCACCGGACGCGCCGACGTCGTCGTCGCCGGCGGTACCGAGGCGGCCATCCACCCACTGCCCATCGCCGCCTTCGGCAACATGATGGCGATGTCCAAGAACAACGACGACCCGCAGGGCGCCTCGCGGCCCTACGACGTCGCACGCGACGGCTTCGTGCTGGGCGAGGGCGCCGGCGTCCTGATCCTGGAGTCCGCCGAGCACGCCGCCCAGCGCGGTGCCCGGGTCTACGCCGAGGCGGTCGGCCAGGGCATCTCCGCCGACGGCCACGACATCGTGCAGCCGGAGCCGGAGGGCCGCGGAATCTCGCAGGCCCTGCGGAACCTGCTGGACAACACCGACCTGGACCCGGCCGAGATCGTGCACGTGAACGCGCACGCGACCTCGACGCCCGCCGGCGACGTGGCGGAACTGAAGGCGCTGCGCAAGGTCTTCGGTGACGACGCCGACCACATGGCGGTCTCCGCGACCAAGTCGATGACCGGTCACCTCCTCGGCGGCGCCGGGGGTGTGGAGTCGGTGGCGTCGGTGCTGGCGCTGTACCACCGGATCGCTCCGCCGACCATCAACGTCGACAACCTCGACCCCGAGGCCGAGGAGAACGCCGACATCGTGCGCGGGGAGGCCCGCAAGCTGCCCGTCGAGGGCCGCATCGCCGCACTGAACGACTCGTTCGGGTTCGGCGGGCACAACGTGGTGCTGGCGTTCCGTACGGTCTGA
- a CDS encoding ACP S-malonyltransferase has product MLVLVAPGQGAQTPGFLTPWLDLPGAADRLAAWSDAIGLDLAHYGTQADADAIRDTAVAQPLLVAAGLLSAAALGDVADLALGAVAGHSVGEITAAAFAGVLDDTAALTLVRTRGLAMAEAAAVTRTGMSALLGGDPETTVPHLEKLGLTPANVNGAGQIVAAGTLEQLAALETDKPDGVRRVVPLKVAGAFHTHHMAPAVEALAQAAEDLAPADPRVTYVSNKDGQAVKSGDDVLKRLVGQVANPVRWDLCMETFQELGATALIEVCPGGTLTGLAKRALPGVKTLALKTPDDLDAARELLAEHSA; this is encoded by the coding sequence GTGCTCGTACTCGTCGCTCCCGGCCAGGGCGCCCAGACGCCCGGCTTCCTGACCCCCTGGCTCGATCTCCCCGGTGCCGCCGACCGCCTCGCCGCGTGGTCGGACGCCATCGGTCTCGACCTTGCCCACTACGGCACGCAGGCCGACGCGGACGCGATCCGGGACACGGCGGTCGCCCAGCCCCTTCTGGTCGCCGCCGGACTCCTCTCCGCCGCGGCCCTCGGCGACGTCGCCGACCTCGCGCTCGGTGCCGTCGCCGGACACAGCGTCGGTGAGATCACCGCCGCCGCGTTCGCGGGCGTGCTCGACGACACCGCCGCGCTGACGCTCGTACGCACCCGCGGCCTCGCGATGGCCGAGGCGGCCGCCGTGACGCGGACCGGTATGTCGGCGCTGCTCGGCGGTGACCCGGAGACGACGGTCCCGCACCTGGAGAAGCTCGGGCTGACCCCCGCGAACGTGAACGGCGCGGGCCAGATCGTGGCCGCCGGCACGCTGGAGCAGCTGGCCGCCCTGGAGACGGACAAGCCCGACGGGGTACGCCGCGTGGTGCCCCTGAAGGTCGCCGGCGCGTTCCACACGCACCACATGGCTCCCGCCGTCGAGGCGCTCGCGCAGGCCGCCGAGGACCTCGCCCCCGCGGACCCGCGCGTCACCTACGTCTCCAACAAGGACGGCCAGGCCGTCAAGTCCGGCGACGACGTCCTGAAGCGGCTGGTCGGCCAGGTGGCCAACCCGGTCCGCTGGGACCTGTGCATGGAGACCTTCCAGGAGCTCGGCGCGACGGCGCTGATCGAGGTGTGCCCGGGCGGCACGCTCACCGGCCTCGCCAAGCGCGCGCTGCCCGGTGTGAAGACCCTGGCGCTGAAGACCCCAGACGACCTCGACGCGGCTCGCGAGCTCCTCGCCGAGCACAGCGCCTGA
- a CDS encoding acyl carrier protein — MAATQEEIVEGLAEIVNEIAGIPTEDVQLDKSFTDDLDVDSLSMVEVVVAAEERFDVKIPDDDVKNLKTVGDATDYILKNQA; from the coding sequence ATGGCCGCCACTCAGGAAGAGATCGTCGAAGGTCTCGCCGAGATCGTGAACGAGATCGCCGGGATCCCCACCGAGGACGTCCAGCTGGACAAGTCCTTCACCGACGACCTGGACGTCGACTCGCTGTCCATGGTCGAGGTCGTCGTCGCCGCCGAAGAGCGCTTCGACGTCAAGATCCCGGACGACGACGTCAAGAACCTCAAGACCGTCGGCGACGCGACCGACTACATCCTCAAGAACCAGGCCTGA
- a CDS encoding aldose epimerase family protein produces MDSELFGTLPDGSPVHRWTLERAGVRVRILTYGGIVQSVEIPDRDGHRADVVLGFPGLDGYLAHPDPYLGALVGRYANRIAGGRFPLDGVTYHLAQNNAPNSLHGGERGFDKRVWDAEPVGHGLRLTRVSPHGEEGFPGRLEVTVIYALDAAGALRITYEAVTDAPTVVNLTNHSYWNLAGSGNAGGHELRLAASRLTPVDADLIPTGPLESVDGTRFDFRTARGTGAGYDHNFVLDKGTTADAVGIAELHDPSSGRVLTVATTEPGIQLYTGDHLGDPFAPGDGIALETQHYPDSPNRPEFPSTRLQPGETYRSETVYGFGVRS; encoded by the coding sequence ATGGACAGCGAACTCTTCGGCACCCTTCCCGACGGCAGCCCGGTCCACCGCTGGACGCTGGAGCGTGCCGGGGTGCGGGTGCGGATCCTGACGTACGGGGGGATCGTCCAGTCGGTCGAGATCCCCGACCGGGACGGGCACCGCGCGGACGTGGTGCTGGGCTTCCCCGGCCTCGACGGGTATCTCGCGCACCCGGACCCCTATCTCGGGGCGCTGGTCGGGCGGTACGCCAACCGGATCGCCGGCGGCCGTTTCCCGCTCGACGGTGTCACCTACCACCTCGCGCAGAACAACGCCCCGAACTCCCTGCACGGCGGGGAGCGCGGTTTCGACAAGCGGGTGTGGGACGCGGAGCCGGTGGGGCACGGGCTGCGGCTCACCCGGGTCTCGCCGCACGGCGAGGAGGGGTTCCCGGGCCGCCTGGAGGTCACGGTGATTTACGCGCTGGACGCGGCGGGCGCCCTGCGCATCACGTACGAGGCGGTCACCGACGCGCCGACGGTGGTGAACCTGACGAACCACTCGTACTGGAACCTGGCCGGTTCGGGGAACGCGGGCGGGCATGAACTCCGGCTGGCCGCCTCACGGTTGACGCCGGTGGACGCGGACCTGATTCCCACCGGTCCGCTGGAGTCGGTGGACGGCACGCGCTTCGACTTCCGGACGGCGCGCGGGACGGGGGCCGGGTACGACCACAACTTCGTGCTGGACAAGGGGACGACGGCGGACGCGGTCGGGATCGCGGAGCTCCACGACCCGTCCTCCGGGCGGGTGCTGACGGTCGCGACCACCGAGCCCGGCATCCAGCTCTACACCGGGGACCACCTGGGCGACCCGTTCGCGCCCGGCGACGGGATCGCGCTGGAGACGCAGCACTATCCCGACTCCCCCAACCGGCCGGAGTTCCCGAGCACCCGGCTGCAACCGGGCGAGACGTACCGCTCGGAGACGGTGTACGGGTTCGGGGTGCGCTCCTGA
- a CDS encoding beta-glucosidase family protein has protein sequence MTEAAETAESRTVIRGGDAADRAREAVVEAALGRLDLDTKARLLSGQDMWSLPEVPEIGLRSLVMSDGPIGVRGVRWTADDPSVALPSPTALAATWDPGLAHRAGVLLAQEARRKHVHVLLAPTVNLHRSPLGGRHFEAYSEDPYLTGRIGTSYVRGVQSGGVGTTVKHFVANDAETDRFTVDNRISGRALRELYLAPFEAIVADARPWGIMTAYNSVNGTTMTEHHRLVNGILRGEWGFDGFNVSDWTAARSTVGAIEGGLDVAMPGPGTVYGEALAAAVRAGRTEEARVDEAVRNVLRLAARVGILAGAEPAVTELPKPVDGESLAREIARRSFVLVRNENAALPLRPGTVALSGAAARDARVLGGGSATVFPAHVVSPLDGLTAALPEGSLTYAVGADPNEELAPADKGFVLRAECRDRAGRVIGSGSAPNGHLQWMGDDLPEGVTHDTLHTVDLRGTFTPRVTGTHVLGIKGLGAFTLTVGGTVHFEGTQLPTEDSPFTAFFGAPEERARVDLTAGETYEVSLRQVVVHPEGAPLRMVGFTLVHQEPRRDPDELIAEAAEAARAADTAVVVVATTERVESEGFDRENLRLPGRQDDLVRAVAAANPNTVVVVNSGSPVELPWREEVAAVLLTWFPGQEGGSALADVLTGAHEPGGRLPTTWGPLADAPVTQVVPVDGELAYSEGVFIGHRAWERAGRTPTYPFGHGLGYTDWAYEAVVPSTGRGEGGADSAASVTVRVRNCGARPGREVVQLYLTPVEADGERPVHGLAAFAAVEAGPGESAEAVLDIPRRAFEIWDEDAGAWVFVKGSYEVAAGRSITDRRVVATINV, from the coding sequence GTGACGGAGGCAGCGGAGACAGCGGAGAGCCGGACCGTCATCAGGGGCGGCGACGCGGCCGACCGGGCGCGCGAGGCGGTCGTCGAGGCGGCCCTCGGCAGGCTCGACCTGGACACCAAGGCGCGACTGCTCTCGGGGCAGGACATGTGGTCGCTGCCCGAAGTCCCCGAGATCGGACTGCGCTCCCTCGTCATGTCCGACGGCCCGATCGGCGTGCGGGGCGTGCGCTGGACCGCCGACGACCCGTCCGTCGCCCTGCCCTCGCCGACCGCGCTCGCCGCCACCTGGGACCCCGGCCTGGCCCACCGCGCCGGCGTCCTCCTCGCCCAGGAGGCCCGCCGCAAGCACGTCCACGTGCTGCTCGCGCCGACCGTCAACCTGCACCGCTCACCGCTCGGCGGACGCCACTTCGAGGCGTACAGCGAGGACCCGTACCTGACCGGACGCATCGGTACCAGCTACGTACGGGGCGTGCAGTCCGGCGGCGTCGGCACCACCGTCAAACACTTCGTGGCCAACGACGCCGAGACCGACCGCTTCACGGTCGACAACCGCATCTCCGGACGCGCCCTGCGCGAGCTCTATCTCGCCCCCTTCGAGGCGATCGTCGCCGACGCCCGCCCCTGGGGCATCATGACCGCCTACAACTCGGTCAACGGCACCACGATGACCGAGCACCACCGTCTCGTGAACGGGATCCTGCGCGGCGAGTGGGGCTTCGACGGCTTCAACGTCTCCGACTGGACGGCCGCCCGCTCGACCGTGGGCGCGATCGAGGGCGGCCTCGACGTCGCCATGCCCGGTCCCGGGACCGTGTACGGCGAGGCGCTCGCCGCCGCCGTCCGCGCGGGCCGGACCGAGGAGGCGAGGGTCGACGAAGCCGTCCGCAACGTCCTGCGGCTCGCCGCCCGCGTCGGCATCCTGGCGGGCGCCGAACCGGCCGTCACCGAGCTGCCGAAGCCGGTGGACGGAGAGTCCCTGGCCCGCGAGATCGCCCGCCGGTCCTTCGTCCTCGTACGCAACGAGAACGCGGCGCTGCCGCTGCGCCCCGGCACGGTGGCGCTGAGCGGAGCCGCCGCCCGCGACGCCCGGGTCCTCGGCGGCGGCTCCGCCACCGTCTTCCCCGCCCACGTCGTGTCGCCGCTCGACGGACTCACCGCCGCGCTCCCCGAGGGCAGCCTGACCTACGCGGTCGGAGCCGACCCGAACGAGGAACTCGCCCCCGCCGACAAGGGGTTCGTACTCCGCGCGGAGTGCCGCGACCGGGCCGGCCGGGTGATCGGCAGCGGCTCCGCGCCCAACGGCCACCTCCAGTGGATGGGCGACGACCTGCCCGAGGGCGTCACCCACGACACCCTGCACACCGTGGACCTGCGGGGCACCTTCACCCCGCGGGTGACCGGCACGCACGTCCTCGGCATCAAGGGCCTCGGCGCGTTCACCCTCACCGTCGGCGGTACGGTCCACTTCGAGGGCACCCAGCTCCCCACCGAGGACAGCCCGTTCACGGCGTTCTTCGGCGCCCCCGAGGAGCGCGCCCGGGTCGATCTCACCGCCGGCGAGACCTACGAGGTGTCCCTGCGCCAGGTGGTCGTCCACCCCGAGGGCGCGCCCCTGCGGATGGTCGGCTTCACCCTCGTCCACCAGGAACCGCGGCGCGATCCCGACGAGCTGATCGCCGAGGCGGCCGAGGCGGCCCGCGCAGCGGACACCGCCGTCGTGGTGGTCGCCACCACCGAGCGCGTCGAGTCCGAGGGCTTCGACCGCGAGAACCTCCGGCTCCCCGGACGCCAGGACGACCTGGTGCGCGCCGTCGCCGCCGCCAACCCGAACACCGTCGTCGTCGTCAACTCCGGCTCCCCGGTGGAACTCCCGTGGCGCGAGGAGGTCGCCGCCGTGCTGCTCACCTGGTTCCCCGGGCAGGAGGGCGGCAGCGCCCTCGCGGACGTCCTCACGGGCGCCCACGAGCCCGGCGGCAGGCTGCCCACCACCTGGGGACCGCTCGCGGACGCCCCCGTCACCCAGGTGGTCCCCGTCGACGGGGAACTCGCCTACAGCGAAGGTGTCTTCATCGGACACCGGGCCTGGGAGAGGGCGGGCAGGACCCCCACGTACCCGTTCGGGCACGGCCTGGGCTACACCGACTGGGCGTACGAGGCGGTCGTACCGTCCACCGGTCGCGGCGAGGGCGGCGCGGACAGTGCCGCGTCGGTGACGGTCCGCGTCCGCAACTGCGGCGCACGTCCCGGCCGCGAGGTCGTCCAGCTCTATCTGACGCCGGTCGAGGCGGACGGCGAGCGCCCGGTCCACGGGCTCGCCGCCTTCGCCGCCGTGGAGGCCGGGCCGGGCGAGAGCGCCGAGGCCGTGCTCGACATCCCCCGCCGGGCCTTCGAGATCTGGGACGAGGACGCGGGCGCATGGGTGTTTGTGAAGGGTTCGTACGAGGTTGCCGCCGGCCGCTCGATCACCGACCGCCGGGTCGTGGCGACGATTAACGTCTGA